The Chiroxiphia lanceolata isolate bChiLan1 chromosome 4, bChiLan1.pri, whole genome shotgun sequence genome includes the window CCTGGCAGGGGATGCAATGTCTCCTAGAGCATGACTGACACCTGAGAGACTACTGACAGGAAGGAGTACATCACTTTGACAAGTGCATTAGGATCACAGATCCTCTTAAGTTTCAAGAAAGGTCAGTGCTTTAGCCAAGTGATACCTGGATAAGTCTAGATAAACAAGAATGTGAGTACTTAGAATAAAGCTTAAAGGGCTTTTTCTGTCTGCTGAAATAACTTTGAAAGCTTTAAGGGAAGCACTGCACCAGTATTTGTCATAAAACATCTCTGGCAAGCAGTGATCCAAGTCAAGAAATCTACTCTAGTGTAGAGATCTTcggattttattttattttaatatttaccAGTGGATTACTAAATACCAAAAGTCAAAGCAGGTACATGCACAGCTGAATCATTTTGTCTGAATCGACTGCCATAAAAGCAATTCCAAGCCTCCACTCCAGGAGAACCCTTTCAGGTAGCTCTAGAAAGCAAACACTTGTTTGCATTGCTGCAAGCAGGCAGTGTAAAGGATTTGTCCAAAACGCCAAGGAAGGCTGGGCTACAGCTCCCTCTGTATGCTATGCCTGTCCTGGGAAACTATATTCTTCAGGCTGCACTATCACAGAAGGACCTCTGCGTGTTTTTACTGGTCACACTTGTCTAGCAGTGTCATTCAAGCTTGGTTCTCAGCTAGGCTACTTTCTACCTGAAGTCAATATGAGATTTCTGCCTTATGAAACTGACTTGAAAGACCTTATTAGCAGATTAGTTCTAGGTATCACTCACATTGCACAggtgttttgttcttttagaTAATACAAATTTGCACTAACTCATATCTGAGAAGAGCATAGCAAGGTAGAGGAGAAATGAGCAAAGAtactgaaaagcaaatgtttaatTCACTGTGTCATTAGTTGGCCATcaagaaggaacagaaaaacaattacGAAATGGAGTGGTAAACAGACATTACTGAACAATGCTCAcaatatttccatatttcagCTAAGGGGCCAGCAGGTTTATACGTGGAGAATTATGAAAATACCTCTCTTCCACTGTATTTTACTCAATTTTCCAAAATGCACATTGAAACAAATAGATACATACCTGAGAAGTTAGCTACATGGGTACATTCATCCATTACTCCTTTCATGAACCTTATGGATTCTCTCTGTAAAGTGTCACTCTTTCTTCTTGTATTTATCCTGCGTCCTTGTGGGCCAGTTAAGTTTTTATTGCTACTGCTACTGGTCGAAAATGTTTGATTTATGCACTGCATTTTAGGAGCATCTTGTATTAAGAGTCTTTCTGAAGAGGCACTTAGAGTACTTTTATTTGTGGTAAAGCTGTGAACAGCTTCTTTAGATACAGTAGTGCTCATGGACTCAAGGTTGAACATCCTGGAGGTAACATCCACATCCTCCAGACTGTGCACACTGTCAGGGAAGTTTTTAACAAAATCTTGTCCCATCTTGAAAGAATCTGTCTAAACAAAGACAAAAGGTCATTTATTAAGGGTTACTCCCTTAAACTAGTTAgttaatcttatttttaagatgaactcattattaaaaaaattaagaagataCAAAAAGCACTGATTATAGTAGTTATTATTTCCAGTTTGCAAGTCACTCAGTTAAATCCTGACCACCATAACCTCTTGATAatttcattccatgtttctatcatcttaaaaaaatgcaggaattaCTTATATATATGGTAGCTTATGATACAaacacatttgcttttcattttgtattaaaCTCTGAAATTGTAATTACAATAATTTAGGCCTACATGacataataataagaaaaaaaatatatgtgacCAGGTCTACTGTTAGGTTTAGGCCTGAAAAATCAACTGTCTCTAAATACTAGGGAGACACAAGAGTTATAAACATcttgaaatgtttcttcttttcattttgtcttctcCATCAGTGTTCTGGAATGTATTTGACTTAAAAATGGCAAGTGCCCAAGTAACTATCTCCACCCCAGCTCGTCTTCTCCTGTTGTAAGatatttgaaagcaaagaatcttaggaaaaaaaagttattactAGAACTTCAATTGAACACATTTTATGTCACAGATTACATTAAGTATGGTCGCAGGAAAAATTTGTAGCAAGGGCTACACTTAACACTCACTAAACAACCGAAAtattagctttatttttcaggttttccttCAAAGATTAAGTTTACCGAAAGCATAAAGAAACAACATGCAGGTATGTTTTAGCTAACAATTGTCCACTTTTagttcaaataaaaagaagttcCATTACTTGTTAGATTTGCACATGTAAATATTagcaaataaggaaaataaactatACTTACTCCACAGTATTCAAGcatttgaattatttcttcttcataaaCAGTTTGtgtaaaatactgtttctcGAGCTCTCTCCAGTTCACTGCCTTGCTCAACACACCCTGAGATTATAAACAAAAACATCAAGCACACAAGTAAAATCCAGAGATCACTCTGAAATAAtgatacacagaaaaaattGATCTGTTCCCCTTGTGACTTATTTTCCCAGTGGAATTCTGCCCAAGTTCCCAGGCAGCAGTTAAAATTATTGCAATCAAAGCATAAGTCCACATTATAACACAGGGCATGGAAACTCACCTCCCCTGTGGCCAACTGAAACCTTTTAACTTACATTTCTGATTACCATGCAAtaacattaacaaaaatatatgttaatTACCGTAGTAAAGACTGCAGAAGCTGTTGACCAGGAAAGACACGGAATCAATGGCAATGGCTTAGGCCAGTTTGTCACTGCCAGTGAAGCCATCTAGAATCAAAGGCATTTATTACACATTTTAATATTGAATTCACAATATGCTAGAAAGAACTCTCTCATTCTCAGTTTCTTTGTTTATATAGTATCTATCAAAAACATGGTGCCAAAGCAGTTAAGGACTGTGGCAGTTGGATATATTTTCGCCTATTTAGAAGTTACAATCTAttcttcagtgatttttctaATAAGCATTGCTCTGGATAGGATTAATTTCAAGCTGAATGGGGTTATTTTGTAAGAATTCCCAATGGAATATTAACTAACTACTCCATTAATTATAATCATAACCctattaattataattataattacattaattatcataataatgataaaaattaatacaagaTATTAGTTGTTTAAAGCTATAAAAACCTCTATAAAGCTTTTTATCAAGCTCTTGCAAGTTTATTTCAAGGCAAAATAAAGTCAATCTATGAGAAGGGCTATTTAAAATTCTATACTTTTGAAATTTGCATACTGGAAACAAAATATGAAGGAGAAGTAATTCAGCATGTTAAGTCATTAAGTGAactctttttctgtcctttaagtttaaattattaattttacatCAGTTCTCAGAACACATTTTTGTTAATATTCTGTTtatcccagaaaaaaacagagcaaataaGTTCAGTGTACAGAAGTTCCCTATATGGTATGTCCTTGACAAGTTTTATGTTATTATTGCTCTAAACAGAACCGCTTAATACAAAACACCCCATCTCTGTGTCAAACATTCTAAATAATGGATTTATACAACTGAAGTATAATTCtactataattattttttattaataaaagttACAAGAACACCACATATCTATATGTTCTAATAGCCAGAAAGTCTgacttcttttctctttgttccaGCTTTCCCCAACAGAAGAACTGAATCAATGCTACCTACCTTCCCTTGTAAAACACATTCTATAGAGGATCAACATCAAATATCACTTATTTCACTGGTTTAAATTGTACCAGAAATCCTGTAAGTCAGGACTAACCAAAAACATATCTTCCTggactaagaaaaaaaatttcaaacgAGTTTCCAAACCCACTTTTCTCAGATCTTGCCTCCTTCTATACCCATGCTGGATATAACCATTAGTACAGGATATAGAATTTGGTTGTTACCACAGCATTTGAACTGTCGTGCATGGTTAGTGCTGCATACACCAGTCTGAGAAGGCCAATACAGCTTACAAATAAGCCAAGGAAGGAATAATACAAAAGTTGTTGATTCAGCAGGGTGATATTTACGTAAATCAAAGGTGCTTTGTACATTTACGGACATTTAAGAGTTATAAAGTTGTGCTTTaggggaaaatatttccctttcactACCATTACCAACATCATTTACTTAGCTCCAAACAACAGACAAAGGTATGTTGTTTTAATAAGCTTTGCACCTCTGTTTCACAGACCCATCATAATCTGTAGAGACATAAGCAGTAATATTTTAACTGTGTATTAGTCTTTCAAGCACCACTGCTGGTTTAGTCTGAATATGCACAGTGTCATACAGAAAACGTTCTCCACCTCATCACAGAAATCTCTGATCAATACCAATgatcagggggaaaaaagagatgaGTTGAGAATAGAACTGACACTAAAAGTCACCTCAGTCACAATATGCCTACAAAGAGGGGGCATTTCACACAGTGCATTACAACACAAAGATTTAAGCCagaagaatggagaaaaagagggagaattaGCAATCGATCAGTGCAGACTTTCTTTCGGATAAAATTTCTGCCCCcccttgtggaaaaaaaacaattatgTGAAAAGTTTATATTCTTATTAAGCCTGCCAGGAGATGGCTCTATGATTTGTCAGTACTTATTAAGGATTATACTAATTCAGCACCACAGAACATGAGAATTGCCAACAATTTGTTTCTCATGACtctaaatgtttattttaaagtacttcTGAGATCAACActgtaaaacaaattatttctgaatgctACATGATCAAACGagaagttaaaacaaaaattactgaaCAGGAGATATAAAAGCTTACATGTCCTCCCATGGATATTCCAGTCATCCCTAGCGGTCCATAGCCTTCTCTCTCTAGCCAGTGCAAAAGAGCTGCCGATTCTAGAATTAGAGCTCCTCCCATCACAAACAGGTCCgagacattttttaaacatgaccgtcttttctccccagaaaaggaaaatacaggatTTATTTTCCAAGATTAGACTCTGACAGTTCTCATCATTCTATACATACTTTTATAAAAAGCTTAATCACAATCCCAGAGAATTTTGGAGCTGAACTTCTGTTGATTTAACAGGTGAAAAAGTAAGCCAAGATTCTCTGGCACGTGCAATTTTTCATCCAAATGCAGACTAGAAATAGGCAACTGCTAAGTTTCTAATGTAATATCACTGACAGCCTGGTCTTTTGGAAACAGACATTATCAACATCAGCTTctcattaataataatattctgTCCTGTGAAGTTAtaacagatatttttgaaatagaatCAAAGTGATACAGTCCTAGACATacaccatctttttttttttttcttatttactttatttacgTCATCGAAAAATTGCACACAACATTGAAGAGCAATCAGTATGTCAGCTTTGGAAGCGCTCATCAGTGTCACTTTAAGACTGAAATTGTAAAGTGAGAATTTTGTCATGGTACTGAGAAATTCAGGTAGTGTACTGCAAAGCATTAAAACACAggagacacacaaaaaaagaaggaagctATCCAGCTGAACTATCAGagggattaaaaataaaagacctCTAATTTGGGGAGGAGGACTGTGTATTTTCAGTATCACAGTCACATTACAAAGGGCTCCAGGCCTCTCCTGCCAGCATGCCACCATCGCATTTGCGACACTCTGAAGCACAAGGACAAAGCTTGTTGTGAAGTCACACAGAAATGAACATAGCTGCTGCAGACCAGCATTTACAGGCTAATGGAATTCTTTCCTACAGCTTTGTTATGAGATTCCTCAGCCCTCTCCAACTGCTGTATTTATTAAACACTGTTACCAGAGTATTAACTAAAACCACTGCTGCTGTGTAACCCTATGTTGAAGAGTGACAGTTACCTGTTGGGGTATTAGACTGCACACCACCCTTAGAAAGAATCTTTCCCTGCATCATACAACTACTAAGACGACATGCTAGACAACTGAGAACAGAGTTACTAAATTTATTCTTCTGCATTGGATCATCAATAACTGGAAATAAACCTACCAATGGATGTATTCCAGCACACACTCTCTCCTGTCACTTTCCTATAATCCTTCATAAATCACCTTCTCTGTGTCTTCTACTCAGGTTAAATGTCAAAGTTAGGAttaaaaaggattaaaacaCCGACTCATATTTGGACCTTAAGAAATATTGGGAGACTAAAACCACAGCTTTGCCCCAGACACACATTCTTTTGAATTCTGTTAATACTTCTGTGGTTTGGACaatgtgaaaagcaaaaaaaccaggaCCACCTAATTAGGCTTCTAAATTCACATTTAAGAAACTGACTGAGGGAACAAATCCTGTAAAATACTTAATATTGCATGGCTTCCACTGCCTGAAAACCAACCAACACCAtatttgttcttaaaataattcttaaaatttaagtaaactcttaaaatatcttgaaaaagcaaaatattagcaatatatacatataaaaatgacaggaaaatatACTATCTGGCCAAAAATTATTCATAGTTGACTGAAATATAACTGCAGCATTTGTACATGTGCAGCTGTGaatcaggaaaataaagtgGCACTTGCTTGTATTCACAGAACGTGTCTGCATCTCACTCTATACTGCAAGTTCATCTCGTGCAAACTTTCCTGATGCCTGTGATCTCctaacacaaaaaaacaaagtagtTTAGCAAAGAGTTGACAATTTCACATCAGCAGGTTACAAGTTGTCCAttctttggacttttttttcttaataagcTATCAAAGTTTAGACAACTTTCAGCTCCTTGAGAGAAAAAGCACTATTTCAAAAAGACAGTACCCAAAAATGTAACAGTAATACTTACATTTGATCCTTAGGTTTTCTACAGCCATGTAAAAGACTCCAgttaaagaaagtaaaaaagacTTTATAAAAACTGGTCattagaacaaaacaaaaaaatcaaacaaaataaatcacataCATAAATAGCATGGATTAACTGAAATTTGGAATTTACATTTCCAATGTTTAACTGGCACTTAATCAAGTTCAATGTAGTTTGATGATGTAGTTTGCAACATTTTACCATTGTCAGGTATATGGGTAAGAAAAAAGTATGACCAGAAATTTAATAAAACAGAGTAACACTGTTATAGAAGATGATAGGACAAAACttaactgtttttcaaaaaaacctcaaatctTAAGTGCCAGTAGTAAGTTTCCGAAAAGTACCTGAGGTACTGAAGAATTGCATTTGAGAAtggaaggcaggagaggcaactttcttttctgtcattaaTAGATCCATACTACATCTAAAGTATGGTATGGAATGAATGCATAATTCTCAGTCAGTCACTGCTAAAAGATTCACATTATTCAGATCACAACTTTAACGAATACaggaagaagctgcagaagacattttttaaaaaatccgAAAAGGCATACTTGGTGTAAAGGTAGCTCATTATGTTAACTGCGTTCCACATTGTGTTTCATGCAGTGGCCAtactttctttgcttctgtgcaCTGAAAAGTCCACTGCAAATAGGTCCAAAAAGTACATATTTTGTCAGCAGGATAAGTCTTTTACTTTCTGGACAGAACGTTAATAATAACTATTGTGTTTTCCACAAAAGGATATAATAAGGGTTTTCTAGCAACAGGGAAGCCATACAGGCTTCTTTAATCATTGGCCTTGCCATTAGTGTCCGTCTCCTCCAGAAGTGCTAAAGATGtacaaataatatatataagacaaaatgtgattatttaatttctcagtaataatcaattttatattttacacaCTCACATGATCTCCAGTGCCTGCTAAATGAATGCACAcaggtctgtgcttgctgttCCATCTTCTGGGTATGATGAACTGAAATCTGTGGGAAACACCTATTTTAGCAGAGTAAGTACATCTATTTACAAGCTGCaccaagagaaaataatgtaaaaaaacccccaaaagacATAATAAACTACTTGTAATGCATGCAGGCAAACTGTCAGCAATTCAGCAACATCATTTTTCATCAACACATTCAGCAAACAAAGGAATCTGAAAGTAGGACAGAAGGAAGgccaaacaagaaaaagagcCAAGATGACAGATCATGTTCCTAAAAAAGACTACTACCTCATCATCACAATTTAAATTTTGCAGAGTGGAGAAATGGAACTTCAGATAAAGAGCAGCCTAAATAAGCATGTCCAGCTCTCCTAGGCAGCATTGCTATTTTTCTCCTGAAGGTACAACAGCTGAAATTGAAGATTAAGATGagcaatacattaaaaaaaaaaaaaaaaccaacatacaAACCATAAAGCTATTCTATACCCCCAACATCATCACCTAACGTCTTCGGCTGC containing:
- the ABHD18 gene encoding protein ABHD18 isoform X3; translation: MGVSKLDVLYRKLLLTKLFIRGWGKPEDLKRCLESKKKIIFEFRKIIGNRETCQTLVSKDYPVFIDKVEGQSDCKILEGHFISPLAHCVPGILPVESLVARFQFIIPRRWNSKHRPVCIHLAGTGDHHFWRRRTLMARPMIKEACMASLLLENPYYGCRKPKDQIRSCLKNVSDLFVMGGALILESAALLHWLEREGYGPLGMTGISMGGHMASLAVTNWPKPLPLIPCLSWSTASAVFTTGVLSKAVNWRELEKQYFTQTVYEEEIIQMLEYCGTDSFKMGQDFVKNFPDSVHSLEDVDVTSRMFNLESMSTTVSKEAVHSFTTNKSTLSASSERLLIQDAPKMQCINQTFSTSSSSNKNLTGPQGRRINTRRKSDTLQRESIRFMKGVMDECTHVANFSVPVDPSLIIVVQAKEDAYIPRTGVRSLQEIWPGCEIRYLDGGHVSAYLFKQGLFRQAIYDAFDRFLQKYAV
- the ABHD18 gene encoding protein ABHD18 isoform X1; this encodes MWCLSTGNASDVSLLLMGVSKLDVLYRKLLLTKLFIRGWGKPEDLKRCLESKKKIIFEFRKIIGNRETCQTLVSKDYPVFIDKVEGQSDCKILEGHFISPLAHCVPGILPVESLVARFQFIIPRRWNSKHRPVCIHLAGTGDHHFWRRRTLMARPMIKEACMASLLLENPYYGCRKPKDQIRSCLKNVSDLFVMGGALILESAALLHWLEREGYGPLGMTGISMGGHMASLAVTNWPKPLPLIPCLSWSTASAVFTTGVLSKAVNWRELEKQYFTQTVYEEEIIQMLEYCGTDSFKMGQDFVKNFPDSVHSLEDVDVTSRMFNLESMSTTVSKEAVHSFTTNKSTLSASSERLLIQDAPKMQCINQTFSTSSSSNKNLTGPQGRRINTRRKSDTLQRESIRFMKGVMDECTHVANFSVPVDPSLIIVVQAKEDAYIPRTGVRSLQEIWPGCEIRYLDGGHVSAYLFKQGLFRQAIYDAFDRFLQKYAV
- the ABHD18 gene encoding protein ABHD18 isoform X2 gives rise to the protein MWCLSTGNASDVSLLLMGVSKLDVLYRKLLLTKLFIRGWGKPEDLKRIFEFRKIIGNRETCQTLVSKDYPVFIDKVEGQSDCKILEGHFISPLAHCVPGILPVESLVARFQFIIPRRWNSKHRPVCIHLAGTGDHHFWRRRTLMARPMIKEACMASLLLENPYYGCRKPKDQIRSCLKNVSDLFVMGGALILESAALLHWLEREGYGPLGMTGISMGGHMASLAVTNWPKPLPLIPCLSWSTASAVFTTGVLSKAVNWRELEKQYFTQTVYEEEIIQMLEYCGTDSFKMGQDFVKNFPDSVHSLEDVDVTSRMFNLESMSTTVSKEAVHSFTTNKSTLSASSERLLIQDAPKMQCINQTFSTSSSSNKNLTGPQGRRINTRRKSDTLQRESIRFMKGVMDECTHVANFSVPVDPSLIIVVQAKEDAYIPRTGVRSLQEIWPGCEIRYLDGGHVSAYLFKQGLFRQAIYDAFDRFLQKYAV
- the ABHD18 gene encoding protein ABHD18 isoform X5 gives rise to the protein MGGALILESAALLHWLEREGYGPLGMTGISMGGHMASLAVTNWPKPLPLIPCLSWSTASAVFTTGVLSKAVNWRELEKQYFTQTVYEEEIIQMLEYCGTDSFKMGQDFVKNFPDSVHSLEDVDVTSRMFNLESMSTTVSKEAVHSFTTNKSTLSASSERLLIQDAPKMQCINQTFSTSSSSNKNLTGPQGRRINTRRKSDTLQRESIRFMKGVMDECTHVANFSVPVDPSLIIVVQAKEDAYIPRTGVRSLQEIWPGCEIRYLDGGHVSAYLFKQGLFRQAIYDAFDRFLQKYAV
- the ABHD18 gene encoding protein ABHD18 isoform X4, with amino-acid sequence MMRFQFIIPRRWNSKHRPVCIHLAGTGDHHFWRRRTLMARPMIKEACMASLLLENPYYGCRKPKDQIRSCLKNVSDLFVMGGALILESAALLHWLEREGYGPLGMTGISMGGHMASLAVTNWPKPLPLIPCLSWSTASAVFTTGVLSKAVNWRELEKQYFTQTVYEEEIIQMLEYCGTDSFKMGQDFVKNFPDSVHSLEDVDVTSRMFNLESMSTTVSKEAVHSFTTNKSTLSASSERLLIQDAPKMQCINQTFSTSSSSNKNLTGPQGRRINTRRKSDTLQRESIRFMKGVMDECTHVANFSVPVDPSLIIVVQAKEDAYIPRTGVRSLQEIWPGCEIRYLDGGHVSAYLFKQGLFRQAIYDAFDRFLQKYAV